A single region of the Triticum dicoccoides isolate Atlit2015 ecotype Zavitan chromosome 2B, WEW_v2.0, whole genome shotgun sequence genome encodes:
- the LOC119362502 gene encoding heavy metal-associated isoprenylated plant protein 35-like: protein MASGEAEPLQYTTTVLRVSIHCEGCKKKVKKVLHSIEGVYKVTIDATQHKVTVTGSVAADALVRRLLKSGKHAALWPMPPAPPATEAKKPEEAPSAGKGGKGAEKVDAKPKKVADEAESEGSEKPAKDEGSEKKPEKAAAKKPKDEAKEEGEVPEKKEKGSPEPPAKEAAVGDEAPEAGGEETGGKKGKKKKNKQQKEAGDGDAATEKPPPQQQQQPKTKQPQPQQAMPPVPAPGTGPERAHGHGGPFPYYAPQPVMSYNMAQPSASVSYYAPTPVASMQPMPPPPPYGGYSPYPPMMMPPPPPEYMYGPPGMRSSPPQEPYNSMFNEENPSSCSVM, encoded by the exons ATGGCGTCAGGGGAAGCAGAGCCGCTGCAGTACACG ACCACCGTGCTGCGGGTGTCCATCCACTGCGAGGGCTgcaagaagaaggtcaagaaggtgCTCCACAGCATCGAAG GTGTGTACAAGGTGACGATCGACGCGACGCAGCACAAGGTGACGGTCACCGGCAGCGTGGCCGCCGACGCACTCGTCAGACGGCTGCTCAAGTCCGGCAAGCACGCCGCGCTCTGGCCGAtgccgccggcgccgcccgccaCAGAGGCCAAGAAGCCCGAGGAGGCCCCGTCTGCCGGGAAGGGCGGGAAGGGCGCGGAGAAGGTGGACGCCAAGCCCAAAAAGGTGGCCGACGAGGCAGAGTCGGAGGGCTCGGAGAAGCCAGCCAAGGACGAAGGTTCAGAGAAGAAACCAGAGAAAGCAGCGGCGAAGAAACCCAAGGACGAggccaaggaggagggagaggttcctgagaagaaggagaagggctCGCCGGAGCCGCCAGCCAAAGAAGCTGCGGTCGGCGACGAGGCCCCGGAAGCGGGCGGAGAGGAGACGGGGGgcaagaaggggaagaagaagaagaacaagcagcaGAAGGAAGCCGGCGACGGGGACGCCGCTACGGAGaagccgccgccgcagcagcagcagcagccaaagacgaagcagccACAGCCACAGCAGGCGATGCCGCCCGTGCCAGCGCCGGGGACGGGGCCAGAGCGCGCGCACGGCCACGGCGGCCCGTTCCCGTACTACGCGCCGCAACCGGTGATGAGCTACAACATGGCGCAGCCGAGCGCGAGCGTGTCGTACTACGCGCCCACGCCGGTGGCGTCCATGcagccaatgccgcctccgccgccgtacgGCGGGTACTCGCCTTACCCGCCGATgatgatgccgccgccgccgccggagtacaTGTACGGCCCGCCAGGCATGCGGTCGTCCCCGCCGCAGGAACCGTACAACAGCATGTTCAACGAGGAGAACCCCAGTTCCTGTAGCGTCATGtga